The following proteins come from a genomic window of Rubinisphaera margarita:
- a CDS encoding DUF368 domain-containing protein, which translates to MSAPANGLKTDLLQIGRGFLMGGADIIPGVSGGTVALILGIYERLIDAISRVDGHLFSLVKQGQLREAATYFDLRFLVALGLGIGIGIVSLAGTMHHLLLHERTWTLAAFFGLIGASSWLVAKIVDRWTPAAIIALLAGAAFAFWLVGLPLLLDPPNSLLYMFFCGSIAICAMILPGISGAFILLLLGKYVEITGMIKGVVHGEISGEIIATIIVFGVGCLLGLLGFSKFLKWLLARHTNLTMATLCGFMIGSLRKLFPFQQDVTPEVTELKHKVFLNRPFNEIDVASELLPALVVMIVAAAFVLVLSHLSNMKQQIEDVEADNVDGDH; encoded by the coding sequence ATGAGTGCTCCTGCTAATGGTCTGAAGACCGATCTGCTGCAGATCGGCCGCGGCTTCCTCATGGGAGGAGCCGACATTATCCCCGGCGTCTCCGGCGGAACCGTCGCGCTGATTCTCGGAATCTATGAACGACTCATTGATGCGATCAGCCGTGTCGATGGCCATCTCTTCTCGCTGGTGAAACAGGGCCAGTTGCGAGAAGCGGCGACCTATTTCGACCTGCGATTTCTGGTCGCTCTGGGCCTAGGAATCGGAATCGGGATCGTTAGTCTGGCCGGAACGATGCATCACCTGCTGCTGCACGAGCGGACCTGGACTCTGGCGGCCTTCTTCGGTTTGATCGGAGCGTCGTCCTGGCTGGTCGCGAAAATTGTCGATCGCTGGACGCCGGCGGCCATCATCGCGCTCCTCGCCGGAGCGGCCTTTGCATTCTGGCTCGTCGGGCTTCCGCTTCTGCTCGACCCGCCCAATTCTCTGCTCTACATGTTCTTCTGTGGATCGATCGCAATTTGCGCCATGATCCTGCCCGGAATCAGTGGAGCTTTCATCCTGTTACTGCTGGGCAAATATGTCGAGATCACCGGCATGATCAAGGGCGTCGTCCACGGCGAGATCAGTGGAGAAATCATCGCCACGATCATCGTTTTTGGCGTGGGCTGTCTACTGGGGCTGCTCGGGTTCAGCAAGTTCCTGAAATGGCTGCTGGCCCGGCATACGAATCTGACGATGGCGACGCTGTGTGGCTTTATGATCGGCTCTCTTCGGAAGCTCTTTCCCTTTCAGCAGGATGTGACGCCTGAGGTGACCGAATTGAAGCACAAGGTCTTCCTCAACCGCCCCTTCAACGAGATTGACGTAGCCAGCGAACTGTTACCGGCACTGGTCGTGATGATTGTCGCTGCGGCGTTCGTCCTCGTCCTGAGTCATCTCTCGAACATGAAACAACAGATCGAAGACGTTGAAGCCGACAACGTCGACGGCGATCATTAA
- a CDS encoding DUF2617 family protein — MKFSTTRPQTADLAVCLFARPLHPELFDVLERYEYVGERYQASVSLTSYGHVFEYRVNGQILTEVLDWNQSQLPRIKRLCLYSTDRPRSLRFKLDGGLCIQVCFNCEYLSADVYRRIQQEHWKQAESATLAHTVVGTEFELTPPLSFLNVDPLAESLGIHTFHLYPDERAIVKTQSLFTFDENDD; from the coding sequence ATGAAATTTTCAACGACTCGACCTCAAACGGCCGATCTGGCCGTCTGCCTGTTCGCCAGGCCTCTGCATCCGGAACTGTTCGATGTGCTGGAACGCTATGAATACGTCGGCGAGAGGTATCAGGCCAGCGTCAGTCTCACTTCCTACGGCCATGTGTTCGAGTACCGTGTGAATGGTCAGATCCTGACTGAGGTACTCGACTGGAATCAGTCGCAGTTGCCACGGATCAAGCGTCTCTGCCTCTATTCGACCGATCGTCCCCGCAGTCTGCGATTCAAACTCGATGGCGGACTGTGCATTCAGGTCTGCTTCAACTGCGAGTATCTTTCCGCCGATGTCTATCGTCGCATTCAGCAGGAGCACTGGAAACAGGCCGAAAGTGCGACGCTGGCGCACACGGTTGTCGGCACCGAGTTCGAACTCACTCCGCCGCTCAGCTTCCTGAACGTCGATCCGCTGGCCGAATCGCTCGGCATTCACACGTTCCATCTCTATCCGGACGAACGGGCGATCGTGAAGACGCAATCGCTGTTCACGTTCGACGAGAACGATGACTAA
- a CDS encoding arylsulfatase, with protein MSVTTIRVREMFTLLLFMIAAIAGMATEAAAAKQPNVIVVLADDMGFSDLGCYGGEIETPHIDALAANGLKFTQFYNTARCWPTRAALMTGYYPHQANMAMNFGPAAPEAYSGIIPQSARMIPELLKTVGYRTYHVGKWHLNRPGRTSNETWPLERGYDHSYFMLRQDNFHNPRLLFDDRTAIERPGDTDPDYYVTTAFTDQAIRRLKEHEQSHAEKPFFLYLAHTAPHFPLHAQKEDVQRFLGRYREGWDKIREARHQRQKEMGLLDCELSPRDPFAKPWDELTSAEQEEWDARMATYAAMIYRLDAGVGRIVEQLKSMNAFEDTLIFVLSDNGSSAEYIVRGDGHEPGSYPGSAESYRCLEVAWSNAANTPFREHKMWTQEGGIATPLVVHWPNGLKARGEQTDTMGHVIDLLPTICAAAGAEYPKEFEGKPTQPLPGKDLGPVLTGKRPALQRDYLFWEHQGHKAIREGNWKLVADRGEQWELYNLKDDRSELHNLAGEKSALVLLMAAKWQKEAIQQGVVEWNTFPQAHRSPGADYREK; from the coding sequence ATGAGTGTAACGACAATCCGTGTCCGTGAAATGTTCACGCTGCTGCTTTTCATGATCGCAGCAATCGCGGGCATGGCAACCGAAGCGGCCGCCGCGAAGCAGCCGAACGTGATTGTGGTGCTCGCCGATGACATGGGCTTTTCCGATCTCGGCTGCTACGGAGGCGAGATCGAAACGCCCCACATCGATGCTCTGGCGGCGAATGGCTTGAAGTTCACGCAGTTCTACAACACCGCTCGCTGCTGGCCGACCCGGGCGGCTCTGATGACCGGGTATTACCCGCATCAGGCCAACATGGCGATGAATTTCGGTCCTGCTGCTCCCGAGGCGTACAGCGGCATTATCCCGCAGTCGGCCCGGATGATCCCCGAACTGCTGAAGACGGTCGGCTATCGCACCTACCACGTCGGCAAGTGGCACTTGAACCGTCCCGGTCGGACGTCCAATGAAACCTGGCCGCTCGAACGGGGTTACGACCATTCCTACTTCATGCTGCGGCAGGACAACTTTCATAATCCCAGGCTTTTGTTTGATGACAGGACCGCGATTGAGCGTCCCGGCGACACCGATCCCGACTATTACGTGACGACAGCCTTCACCGATCAGGCGATTCGCCGGCTCAAGGAACACGAGCAAAGTCACGCTGAGAAGCCATTCTTTCTGTATCTGGCCCATACAGCTCCTCATTTCCCGCTACACGCCCAGAAAGAAGATGTCCAACGATTTCTCGGGCGGTATCGTGAGGGATGGGACAAGATTCGAGAAGCTCGTCATCAGCGGCAGAAAGAAATGGGACTGCTCGACTGCGAACTGTCGCCACGGGATCCGTTCGCGAAGCCGTGGGATGAACTGACGTCCGCCGAGCAGGAAGAATGGGATGCCCGGATGGCGACCTATGCCGCGATGATCTATCGGCTCGATGCCGGAGTCGGCCGCATTGTCGAGCAACTCAAGTCGATGAATGCGTTCGAAGACACTCTGATTTTCGTGCTGTCCGACAATGGTTCGAGTGCGGAATACATCGTTCGTGGCGATGGACACGAGCCGGGTTCGTACCCGGGGTCCGCCGAATCGTACCGCTGTCTCGAAGTTGCCTGGTCGAATGCCGCGAACACGCCGTTTCGAGAGCACAAGATGTGGACGCAGGAAGGGGGCATCGCCACGCCACTGGTTGTCCACTGGCCGAACGGACTGAAGGCTCGGGGCGAACAGACGGACACCATGGGGCATGTCATCGACCTGCTTCCGACAATCTGCGCTGCGGCCGGAGCCGAGTATCCGAAAGAATTCGAGGGCAAGCCGACGCAGCCGCTCCCGGGGAAAGATCTCGGGCCGGTTCTCACCGGAAAGCGTCCGGCTCTGCAGCGGGACTACCTGTTCTGGGAGCATCAGGGGCACAAGGCAATTCGGGAAGGGAACTGGAAGCTGGTCGCCGATCGAGGTGAACAGTGGGAGTTGTACAATTTGAAGGATGATCGCAGTGAACTGCACAATCTGGCCGGGGAGAAGTCGGCTCTTGTCCTGTTGATGGCCGCAAAATGGCAGAAGGAAGCAATTCAGCAGGGTGTGGTCGAATGGAACACGTTCCCGCAGGCTCATCGTTCGCCCGGGGCCGATTACCGGGAAAAATAA
- a CDS encoding tetratricopeptide repeat protein: MRYPFLPLLLMICVMEGCSQSEPAAAQTTETEQQPAPETTQVTEKEPQPRQGVVVDVAEAMKKIEAYFKQGNYVAAFPLLDQLHRADVCPPEGYVIRAQILDFSGLTSQAISSMTLAITRQPDNAEWHNMLGLLFVKAQNPQMAYQAFTKAISVDQKFAKAYNNRGLTLISQKQFEEAIADFDQATTQSKDYVDAHNNRGYAYLELGEFDKAIENFTRCVEIDPEYVKGYNNRGFALIKLGEPERAIADFTQAIEHAPYDVKHYLHRRDAYQAVGKLQEANSDQQMAQWVQSLMVVARQIQRDQKNPALFVERAELFAKQEKFEEAENDLELALKLDDTFAQAYVVRGEICYQRKQYDKAVEACTKALEFGQNFAAHSVCGDAHMALGQLDKAILNYQAAQRFDNAVALAYWKRSESRKDNGDKDGAEKDRETALKLDPEVETRVK; the protein is encoded by the coding sequence ATGCGATATCCCTTCCTCCCCCTGCTTCTGATGATCTGCGTGATGGAAGGCTGTTCCCAGAGTGAGCCGGCTGCAGCGCAGACGACTGAAACCGAACAGCAACCCGCACCCGAGACGACTCAGGTCACGGAAAAAGAACCGCAGCCGCGGCAGGGCGTCGTTGTTGACGTCGCCGAGGCGATGAAAAAAATCGAAGCCTACTTCAAGCAGGGCAACTACGTGGCGGCTTTCCCGCTGCTCGATCAGCTGCATCGTGCCGATGTCTGCCCGCCTGAAGGGTATGTCATCCGGGCTCAGATTCTCGACTTCAGCGGCCTGACCAGTCAGGCCATCAGTTCGATGACGCTCGCCATCACTCGCCAGCCGGACAATGCCGAATGGCACAACATGCTCGGCCTGCTGTTCGTGAAAGCTCAGAACCCGCAGATGGCGTATCAAGCTTTCACAAAGGCGATTTCCGTCGATCAGAAGTTCGCCAAGGCCTACAACAATCGCGGTCTGACGCTGATTTCACAGAAGCAGTTCGAAGAAGCCATCGCGGACTTCGACCAGGCCACGACGCAATCCAAAGACTATGTCGATGCCCACAACAACCGGGGCTACGCGTATCTCGAACTGGGTGAGTTCGACAAAGCCATCGAGAATTTCACTCGGTGTGTCGAGATCGATCCTGAGTACGTGAAGGGCTACAACAATCGCGGCTTTGCTCTGATCAAACTGGGTGAGCCGGAACGGGCCATCGCCGATTTCACACAGGCCATCGAACATGCTCCCTACGATGTGAAGCACTACCTTCATCGTCGAGATGCTTATCAGGCCGTCGGAAAGCTCCAGGAAGCCAACTCCGATCAGCAGATGGCTCAATGGGTTCAGAGCCTGATGGTTGTCGCTCGCCAGATTCAGCGAGACCAGAAGAATCCGGCTCTGTTCGTCGAACGGGCCGAACTCTTCGCCAAACAGGAGAAGTTCGAAGAAGCCGAGAATGACCTCGAACTCGCACTGAAGCTCGACGACACGTTCGCACAGGCCTATGTGGTCCGGGGCGAGATCTGCTACCAGCGGAAGCAGTATGACAAAGCGGTCGAAGCCTGCACCAAAGCTCTGGAGTTCGGGCAGAATTTCGCAGCCCACTCGGTTTGTGGCGATGCCCACATGGCTCTCGGTCAGCTCGACAAGGCGATTCTCAATTACCAGGCTGCTCAGCGTTTCGACAACGCCGTGGCACTGGCTTACTGGAAGCGATCGGAATCACGAAAAGACAACGGAGACAAAGACGGAGCCGAGAAGGACCGGGAGACCGCCCTCAAGCTCGATCCTGAAGTCGAAACCCGCGTGAAGTAA
- a CDS encoding sulfatase gives MKLAISPCWRILLSSLILLLSVAPPLQADDSPPARPNLLVIAIDDLNDWIGVLDEHPQVQTPNIDRLAARGLLFTNAHVQATFCAPSRISMLSGRLPTTSGCFEFKPRYDQAATLQGIAPWPMWLGRQGYKTYGGGKIFHEGTGAGWTVDCFEQIIPSGRNPRPDTPIHWPVRVWDWGPIDQPDSAMGDYHLAVETGRLLKQQHDQPFLMVAGFRRPHVPLHVPKKYFDRYPLKDVVLPEVREDDLDDVPHPEVALTPHAAPNHAEILEKDLWKSLTQAYLASITFVDHCVGEVLAGLDEGPHGKNTIVILWSDHGFHLGEKQHWAKRTLWEETTRIPMIIAGPGIEAGTTCAEPVGLIDLYPTLVDLIDGATPHELEGVSLLPLLQGKSEFRHPPVVTSLTPEDHAARSRDFRYIRYRDGSEELYDHRNDPHEFNNLADDNRWDSVKAELANALPSPPAGTTEEKQD, from the coding sequence ATGAAGCTCGCCATTTCGCCCTGCTGGAGAATTCTGCTTTCCTCGCTGATTCTGCTTCTCTCGGTAGCCCCGCCACTTCAAGCCGATGATTCCCCGCCGGCTCGACCGAATCTCCTCGTCATTGCCATTGATGATCTCAATGACTGGATCGGCGTTCTCGACGAGCATCCCCAGGTGCAGACGCCGAACATCGATCGACTCGCGGCTCGCGGTCTTCTGTTCACGAATGCTCACGTGCAGGCAACGTTCTGTGCGCCCTCCCGCATCAGCATGCTCTCAGGACGACTGCCGACGACATCGGGCTGCTTCGAATTCAAACCACGTTACGATCAGGCCGCGACCCTCCAGGGCATCGCCCCCTGGCCGATGTGGCTCGGCAGACAGGGCTACAAAACGTACGGTGGCGGGAAGATCTTTCACGAGGGGACAGGAGCAGGCTGGACGGTGGACTGCTTCGAGCAGATCATCCCCTCAGGCAGAAATCCACGACCGGACACACCGATCCACTGGCCAGTCCGCGTCTGGGACTGGGGACCGATTGATCAGCCCGATTCGGCGATGGGCGATTACCATCTCGCAGTCGAAACCGGTCGCCTGCTCAAGCAACAGCACGATCAACCGTTCCTGATGGTGGCCGGCTTCCGACGTCCCCATGTCCCGCTGCATGTACCGAAGAAGTACTTCGACAGATATCCATTGAAGGATGTCGTCCTTCCGGAAGTTCGCGAAGACGATCTGGATGATGTGCCTCACCCGGAAGTCGCCCTCACGCCGCATGCAGCTCCGAATCATGCCGAGATCCTGGAGAAGGACCTGTGGAAGAGTCTGACGCAGGCCTATCTGGCTTCGATCACGTTTGTGGATCATTGCGTCGGCGAAGTGCTGGCCGGACTCGATGAGGGACCGCACGGTAAGAACACGATCGTCATCCTCTGGAGCGACCACGGTTTTCATCTGGGCGAGAAGCAGCATTGGGCCAAACGCACGTTGTGGGAAGAAACAACCCGGATCCCGATGATCATCGCCGGCCCCGGCATTGAAGCCGGCACAACCTGCGCGGAACCGGTCGGTCTGATTGACCTTTACCCCACTCTAGTGGACCTGATTGACGGCGCGACGCCGCACGAACTCGAAGGAGTGAGTCTGCTGCCGTTGCTTCAGGGAAAGAGCGAGTTTCGGCATCCGCCCGTGGTTACGTCGCTGACCCCTGAAGATCACGCGGCTCGTTCACGGGATTTCCGTTACATTCGCTATCGCGATGGGAGCGAAGAGTTGTACGATCACCGAAACGATCCTCACGAATTCAACAACCTGGCCGACGACAACCGCTGGGATTCCGTGAAGGCGGAACTGGCAAACGCGTTGCCGTCGCCGCCAGCGGGAACGACTGAAGAAAAACAGGATTAG
- a CDS encoding fumarylacetoacetate hydrolase family protein produces MKLGRVILPNDEYHVAAIEEGAVRVLDMSQVENCRRLSDILHAPDPVGLARFLIDRQFAPVAIEEVRFLAPVDQQEIWAAGVTYKRSQQARMEESEEGASHYDRVYSADRPELFFKATAQRVVSPGEPVRVRADSDWSVPEPEFAIVLTPGMKVCGYTVGNDMSARDIEGANPLYLPQAKVYTGCCAIGPVVTLGGSDLELGSVTIRLQITRGQEQVFEGETSLDQLHRTLDDLAGWLGRELDFPNGAILLTGTGIIPPDEFSLENGDQVAIEISNIGRLENPVLKG; encoded by the coding sequence ATGAAACTGGGACGCGTAATCCTGCCGAACGATGAGTACCATGTGGCCGCGATCGAAGAAGGGGCTGTGCGGGTGCTCGATATGTCGCAGGTGGAGAACTGTCGGCGGCTCTCCGATATCCTGCATGCTCCCGATCCCGTGGGGCTGGCCCGGTTCCTGATTGACCGCCAGTTTGCTCCCGTCGCCATCGAGGAAGTCCGCTTTCTGGCTCCGGTCGATCAGCAGGAGATCTGGGCAGCCGGCGTGACCTACAAACGCAGCCAGCAGGCCCGCATGGAAGAATCGGAAGAGGGTGCCTCCCATTACGATCGTGTTTATTCGGCCGATCGCCCCGAACTCTTCTTCAAGGCGACTGCTCAGCGGGTTGTCTCTCCCGGCGAGCCGGTTCGGGTGCGAGCCGACAGCGACTGGTCGGTGCCGGAACCCGAATTCGCCATCGTGCTCACGCCGGGCATGAAAGTCTGTGGCTACACGGTCGGGAACGACATGTCGGCCCGCGATATCGAAGGGGCGAACCCGCTCTATCTGCCGCAGGCGAAAGTCTACACCGGCTGCTGCGCGATCGGTCCTGTCGTCACACTGGGTGGGTCCGATCTCGAACTCGGTTCGGTGACGATCCGACTGCAGATCACCCGTGGTCAGGAGCAGGTATTCGAAGGGGAAACGAGCCTTGATCAGCTGCACCGGACACTCGACGACCTCGCCGGCTGGCTTGGCAGAGAGCTTGATTTCCCTAACGGAGCCATCCTGTTGACTGGGACCGGAATCATTCCCCCCGATGAGTTCTCGCTGGAGAACGGCGACCAGGTCGCGATCGAAATTTCCAACATCGGCAGACTGGAAAACCCGGTCCTCAAAGGCTGA
- a CDS encoding sterol desaturase family protein produces MLANEAVVRVSAFGLTLTLLWVMEYFLPRREQPKRQWFRRVNNLLLVVVNSVVLRILLPVTAVVTAEWAIASHWGLLNQLSLPGWVSGVIAFLILDLAIYGQHVAMHYFSWLWPLHRVHHSDRVFDATTGIRFHTLEIVLSMLWKVAVVLILGPPVVAVIVFEIMLNAISMFNHSNIAIPLRLDALFRSVVVTPDMHRVHHSIFREEHDCNYGFNFSWWDFLFRTYLPQPKEGHREMKIGVPGLSESDLSRLDRLLYQPLRHPRNDSESSSD; encoded by the coding sequence ATGCTCGCCAACGAAGCCGTTGTCCGCGTTTCAGCCTTCGGTCTGACTCTGACACTCCTCTGGGTGATGGAGTATTTCCTGCCTCGCCGAGAGCAGCCGAAGCGGCAATGGTTTCGCCGAGTGAACAACCTGCTGCTGGTCGTCGTGAACTCGGTCGTGCTCCGCATCCTGCTTCCGGTCACTGCGGTTGTCACCGCTGAGTGGGCGATCGCCAGTCACTGGGGACTGTTGAATCAGCTTTCGCTTCCCGGCTGGGTCAGCGGGGTGATCGCCTTTCTGATTCTCGATCTGGCGATTTACGGACAGCATGTGGCGATGCATTACTTTTCGTGGCTCTGGCCGCTGCATCGCGTGCATCATTCGGACCGTGTCTTCGATGCTACGACCGGCATCCGCTTTCATACGCTGGAGATCGTTCTGTCGATGCTGTGGAAAGTGGCCGTCGTGCTCATTCTCGGTCCGCCTGTGGTCGCGGTGATCGTCTTCGAGATCATGCTCAACGCGATCTCGATGTTCAATCACAGCAACATCGCGATTCCGCTTCGGCTCGATGCTTTATTCCGAAGTGTCGTGGTCACTCCCGACATGCACCGTGTGCATCATTCCATTTTTCGGGAGGAGCATGACTGCAATTACGGTTTCAATTTTTCCTGGTGGGACTTTCTGTTTCGTACCTATCTGCCGCAGCCGAAGGAGGGACACCGGGAGATGAAAATCGGCGTGCCGGGTCTCTCGGAAAGCGATCTGTCGCGCCTGGATCGCCTGTTGTATCAGCCATTGAGGCATCCTCGGAATGACTCGGAGTCCTCTTCAGACTGA
- the lepB gene encoding signal peptidase I codes for MTTQLPRVNWQERTDSTSSSSRRERSPSPRSAPGRLQTSIPPRQRQTRRKSSSRYFIEALTALALAVAVFRTFVVEGFMISTGSMAPGLRGYHYRVECPDCRFPFAHTATEKGPGQESGDDLRVACPNCHYDHILLSDLPVNEGDQILVDKQAFEWRPPRRWDAVVFHNPQRPTETYAKRIIGLPGERVEIRDGDIYIDGNLQRKGLAAQRQMRILVSDSSYRPQLQDDDWNDPWTIRSNSESSSWERTDDGFRFDGSGAEPVDRVQFRNWVRVGGSQRFQVPLEEWPNDVPLPSADAVLKYDSVRKTMSCRGALAAEVVRKLCELSADPRFQQALKQLFETSHVRPVRDLAAYNPESDSPANDVPDVMLEADVYPELAQSQFTVRMDDGWYEFECVFDFAAGTVRLMLAGQDKVLREGMLPEIRFEEPAQIEVSTMDRQVLVAVNGESLFEPYAYRVESTAVRRTVLVPIEFSGQSGPIKVDRLQVYRDIHYVPGSMPAHLNETLKPRQLGPGELFVLGDNTQVSIDSRHWPAGSVTMPLVIGRPVVLHLPSRRQTIKIGPMQTRVRVPEPERVRLLR; via the coding sequence ATGACGACTCAGCTGCCACGCGTTAACTGGCAGGAGCGTACGGACTCGACGTCGTCATCGTCCCGTCGCGAGCGGTCGCCGTCTCCCCGCAGTGCCCCGGGACGACTGCAGACGTCAATCCCGCCACGACAGCGGCAGACCCGTCGGAAAAGCAGCAGCCGGTACTTTATCGAAGCTTTAACCGCTCTGGCACTGGCCGTCGCCGTGTTCCGCACCTTCGTTGTCGAAGGCTTCATGATCTCGACTGGCTCCATGGCACCCGGATTGCGTGGCTATCATTATCGGGTCGAATGCCCCGACTGTCGCTTTCCTTTCGCTCATACGGCGACCGAGAAGGGACCCGGTCAGGAAAGCGGGGACGACCTTCGGGTAGCCTGCCCGAATTGCCACTACGATCACATACTGCTTTCGGATCTGCCAGTGAATGAAGGCGATCAGATCCTCGTCGACAAGCAGGCGTTCGAATGGCGTCCACCGCGGCGATGGGACGCGGTCGTCTTTCACAACCCGCAGCGACCAACAGAGACCTATGCAAAACGCATCATCGGCCTGCCGGGAGAGCGGGTCGAAATCCGCGATGGAGATATCTACATCGACGGCAATCTACAGCGAAAAGGGCTGGCGGCTCAGAGACAGATGAGGATCCTGGTTTCCGACAGCAGTTATCGCCCGCAACTTCAGGATGACGACTGGAACGATCCCTGGACCATACGTTCGAACTCCGAGAGCAGCTCGTGGGAGCGGACCGACGACGGATTCCGCTTCGACGGATCCGGTGCCGAACCGGTCGACCGGGTTCAGTTCCGCAACTGGGTCCGCGTCGGCGGCAGTCAGCGGTTTCAGGTTCCGCTCGAAGAATGGCCCAACGACGTGCCGCTCCCTTCCGCGGATGCGGTTCTGAAGTACGACAGCGTGCGGAAGACAATGTCGTGTCGCGGCGCACTCGCGGCTGAGGTGGTGCGCAAACTTTGCGAGCTCAGTGCAGATCCAAGGTTCCAGCAGGCTCTGAAGCAATTGTTTGAAACGTCTCACGTCCGTCCGGTTCGAGACCTCGCGGCTTATAATCCGGAATCAGACAGTCCCGCGAACGATGTCCCCGATGTCATGCTGGAGGCCGATGTCTATCCGGAATTGGCACAGAGCCAGTTCACGGTTCGAATGGATGACGGCTGGTATGAGTTCGAATGCGTTTTTGACTTCGCAGCCGGCACCGTTCGCCTCATGCTCGCCGGACAGGACAAGGTCCTTCGCGAAGGCATGTTGCCGGAGATTCGCTTCGAGGAACCGGCTCAGATTGAAGTCTCGACGATGGATCGCCAGGTTCTCGTAGCGGTCAACGGGGAAAGCCTCTTCGAGCCGTATGCTTATCGCGTCGAGTCAACGGCCGTTCGTCGAACCGTTCTCGTTCCGATCGAGTTCAGCGGGCAGTCCGGTCCAATCAAGGTGGATCGTCTGCAGGTATACCGCGATATCCATTACGTGCCCGGCTCGATGCCCGCTCATCTGAACGAAACGTTGAAACCTCGTCAGCTGGGACCGGGTGAGCTGTTTGTGCTGGGCGACAATACCCAGGTTTCGATCGATAGCCGACACTGGCCTGCCGGATCGGTGACGATGCCGCTCGTCATCGGACGCCCAGTCGTACTGCATCTTCCCTCGCGGCGGCAGACGATCAAGATCGGTCCCATGCAGACACGCGTTCGCGTTCCAGAACCGGAACGGGTGCGATTGCTGCGGTAA